ATTAATTAATTAGATTAGAGTTAATAAACAGTGGGAAACCAAATCATATACCTGCCAAGACTTTATTCTTAATCCATTAGTTGTTCCCCTCAAGGTGGCATCGTGTACATAAATATTTGAAACGGCATCCTCCTCTTTATTTTTTCCCAAGCTTCCAATACTAAAACAAAAAAGACACAAAAATTAGtatcataaaaagaaaaatacaattgAACATAGAACtttccttttatttcttttaaaaagaagttCTTAAACTTTTGGACGTAAATTAGAGGTGGAAAAATATGTCAGTATCACAAAACATTCAATAAAATTAAATGGACTGAAAAGGATAAATAATTCTATCTTTGGGTTGCATATTGGATATTTGGATTACCTTTTTGACCTCCAATTGTTAgggtattttttttaatttttgaatttctaGTGTACTTTTTCACTAAAAAAAAAATGAGTACTAGTTTTAACAACATTTTCAAagtacacatatatatatatggactTCTTAATTAATTCTCTATACCATGCATACATTACATATATTACCTGATTCCATGGCCAGGTCCACAATGTATATATCTTGCTCTAACGTTAGTGGAACCATTTACTATTGATATACAATCATCACCTAACCATAAATAACATATTCAACCATTAATTAAAAAGTAGTTACAAAATCACTAAAAAAAGAAGCAAGTAATTAAAGCACAATATTTTCCcagaaaaattaaaaattatttttaaacctGTTTCAATATAACAATGGTGAATATCTATATCTTTAGTCCCAGAAACGTGAATCCCATCAGTGTTGGGGCTATCAGCAGGTGCTGTAAGTCTCAATCTTGAAACCTCAACATGCTCACTTTTAGAAATTGTCAAATGCATCTTCTGTGGGTTCTTCAACTCTAAGTTTCTTATTGTCACATTTGTGCAATTGTTAAAGAACATAGCCTGTCAaatattgaatatatatatatgtttagtAATGTTTATTGCTGAATTTTAAATATATACGCTATTGATATACGGTGGAAAAAGTGGTCTGATCCTTTTCCAGACTCCGCCCGCGTATAGTAGAGCTTAGTGCACCAAATTACCCTTTTATATGTGGAAAAAGTGGGATTATATTGAAACTTACAGTTGGAGCTATTAGTGTTTTCGCATTGCATGGCTGcagaaaatagagaaaaaaaaaatgatactATATTAATTACTTGACTTGAATAAAATAAACACACTTATTTCTTTTACAGTAATTAATACTCACAATTGTTTTATCAATTTTGCAAGAGTGTTTCCACCATACTTCTCCATTGCCATCGATGCTGCCTACACCTTCAACTGTAAAGTTTTCCATGTTTTGGAATAAAAGCCAATGTCTTTTATCTTGCTCATAATCTGATATGTTTTTTGAAGCTCTGAGTTCTCCATTTATCTAAatgacaaaaaaaataaatataaaggacAAAATTGGATAGGTAATTAGGAAAAGAAAATTACTAGTAATAAATTATAAGTCAATTCTAATTTAAGTAATTCATTTTTTTGCTTGTCATGAATTTGAACTCACCATCATTCTAAGGCCTTTCTTGCAAGGACCATGAAATTTAattggtccaacataatatatctTGTGCCTTGGCACCAAAATCACAGCATTTTCTGTTTTGCAtgccttcttccaagcctttatAAATGCCTGAAATTAAAACAGATTATTTCAGTATCATTTTCTACTAATTAATAGTGGAACTGCATGCAGTTTTATACCTCTTGTAGATAGAATTTTCCTAAAAATAAAGCaagcaagaaaaataaagttagttaaaaaacgaaaaagaatTAATTACCTCTGTATCATTTGTGAGTCCATCACCCTTGGCTCCAAAAGCTTGTATATCAATAATTGCTTGTGGCATTTTCGTCACATTAACAATTTTTGATGCACTATTACCACGTTTTATAGGGTTTCCAATCTTCTTTCCATTACAAAAGGTTGAAAACAAAGAAGTGGCTAGTAATAAGATAAGAAGGCTTCTAAGAAACATGattttctttatctttatttaatttaCTCTCTTTTTGTTCTCCTTTTAATTTGAAACTTAATTAGGAAATAAGAATCAAAATGAAAGAGGCCTACCTCAACTTGAAGtatgatccatatatatatatatagagggaGAACGTGGAAAATGACTTAGAgatagaaaaaagaagagaaaaaatgaaaagGTTCCTAAAGAGGAAAAAATGGTTCTTTTCTTTTGAGCACAAAAATGAGACAAGTCAACACTTTAATGATTCTGGTATATCTCAACTAGGACATTGAAAAAGGACTAGCATTTTCTCCCAAAAATTATGGTTTCTTACTTTCCTTGTGCTTGTTTGCACGTACTCATCACACAAGCATGAGTTAAGTGTATGAAAAACGGCCAGCTTCCTAATTATTCATCTAGCTAAACCTAATTTTGTTTTTTAAAGTATTCACCACTAGTTGGATTATTCAGATTCGCGTTGTAAAAATTAGCACTCCTTATAGAAGAAGATTCAATTCTTATGATTCGAATATAAGACCACTGATTAAGAATAAAAGAACCTTTACTATTACAAAACACTCCTCCGTGGTAGCTAAACCTACTATAAAAAGAATTGGAAAGAGTAGCTAGCTAGCTTCTCCAACCATATAAATATAGCCATAATTAGATCACTTCTATAAAAtaagtgtcacgatccaaaaccgacccggtcgtgatggcgcctatcgtgaaactaggccagccgacacaactcttgaatcaaccattttccaataaaagttgtttctataccatttataaaccaataatctcataatgaaaatttaacagaaaagtgcggaataattacacaagcccgccatcggggtgtcactagccatgagcatctaccaaggtctgaatacaacaagagtctaaaacTGTACTAAATAcagaaatgaaaatgagaggaaggaaagcagtgctgcgaacgtcgtgcaaccaccttgctaactccgatgactccgcctctgagcaatcaacatCCACTACCGGATTTCgaaatacttgaatctgcacacgaggtgtaaggagtaatgtgagtactccaatccagtaagtaataagagtaaataaagactgagcagtaggaaacgatgaatccacatttatgataaactcaataatcacaacatgctttcaaatcagaatacgagtcaattgtctcatttaaaattcaaattttggtaaaaatcatttgaaaatgcttcCCAACAGTTTCAGTAAGGGTTCAATaacatttataataaaagagatgaaaaccctaatcggcccctcgggcaaaacatagttcgtatacagcccttcgggcaaaacagaaatttatacccatttcataacttaaaaacttcagtttgaatgaaagttgtttaaagcgTTTGCTCAACATTTTCAGTAGAGGCTcaatctaaagatgagtgaaagcagtaattaaatcaacatatttgataaaaactcactttaaggaggagtgaacaacagtaagttcataaacaggcccctcaggtaaaacatcactcatgtacatgtatatctaaagcccctcgggcaagcctctcagtcactcatgactcactcTTACCGGTCAGTGCTTACGCTTAGCACTCTCattcaataggtaccatataacaACCattgtggcgcgcagcccgatccagatatcgctgcggcgtgcagcccgatccataaatatagtcgactgcgctcactgggggtgtgcagactccggaggggctcctacagcccaaatgctatatcgctgcggcgtgcagcccaatccaacatatcactgcgacgtgcaacccgattcatatatatatatatatatatatatatatatatacatatatatttctgcggcgtgcagcccgatctataaatatataatcctcacaaccaagcCCTCGGCctttctcagtcattaacctcaccatcagacccTCCGTCtatcttagtcattaacctcgcAATCAGACCCTTGGTTTATCTCAGTCAAtaccctcacaatcagaccctcggtctatctcagtcgtcaacctcacaatcactcggaccatcagtaaaacagggaactcagcccaaacagttttcacattctAAGAAtttaagtgataaaaccagatttaaacaataaacaggtaaatcatgactgatgatatgctttcaaaataaatagagtgaggaaaaatagtaaaaatgcccctaagggtctcaacaggtcggcacacgGCCCCAAACATggtatacaacccaaaatataatatcaatctctaaaatacagaatatcataagatttcaaatcaaatacgcgatttaACAGTCGTACGAGAcataccaagtcacaatccccaacggtgcaagACTCCACGCTCGTcgtctagcatgtgcgtcacctcaaagtagcacaacgatgtaaaatccggggtttcaaaccctcaagacaacatttacaatcattacttacctcgatccggtccaaactctagcccgcgatgcctttgccctcacgaatcgatctccggatgctccaaatctagccacaatcggtacataactattaaaatatgctaagggaacaaagcccactcgaaaatatccaatttacataaaaaatcccgaaattgctcaaacccggcccccgggcccacgtctcggaatccgataaaggtcacatcaatagaatcggcatcctctcacgagtctatccatactaagaacatcaaaatcggacctcaattttcccttcaaattcccaatttacgcTCTCCaaagtcaagccctaatttcccaattttaggctttaattttcacatatttcatgattaaacaagtaagaatcaacataggatcgagtattgagttcacaaatcttacctccaggtgttatatcttgaatccctcttcaaatcctctaaaaaagctccaaaatcacccaaaaatggtgaaagatatccccaaaatcgcggacaatggctatttaaatattctgcccaggcatcaaaaCCTTCTTTGCAAACGAGGGATAACCATCTCtttcgcgatgaacaaaaacaCCAGCCATCAAAAATGCTCTATGCGTTCGCTGCACCAGCCTCGCGAATGCGATAAACATTGGATATAGagctatgcgaacgcgatgaagaaaggTCCTCCAGTCCAGCTCCTAGCCcgactctatgcgaacgcgatatgCCATACGCGAATGCGAAGGAGTCCTCCCCTAACACTATGCGAACACGGGACgcacttcgcgatcgcgaagagcaattTACTGCTGCCATGCGAATACACTACGCGTTCGCGACACgtgcctcgcgaacgcgatgaagaactGAGGCACCAGATATCAGCAGAACACAACAGTGAAACATGAAGGAAAAATAGCCCGGAATCAATCCTGAAAATgcgcccgagcccctcgggaccacaaccaaacatgacaacatattccataacctcattcaaacttgttccaaccttcggaacactcaaaacaacatcaaaacatcaaaatcgcatcggattcaagccgaagaattccaaaaacttccaaattacgcttttgataaaaaacccaaccaaaccacgtccgaatgacctgaaattttgcacacacgtcacaaatgacacaacgaagctactgcaacttccggaattccattgcgacccatatatcaaaatctcacatatcaaccggaaaacaccaaaatctcaatttcgccaattcaagcctaaaccttccacggacttccaaaatgcatttcgatcacgctcctaagtcccaaatcacctaacggagctaacaaatcataaaaataacgatccgagatcatataccaacaagtcaaatcttggtccaacttttcaaatttcaagctgttcttccaaattcattccgattaccctgaaaaccaaaaccaccgatttaaataagtcataatacatcacatggtgcaagtcatgcccgagaactggcgagcaaagtgcaaaagctcaaaacgaccggtcgggtcgttacaataagtatatatacatacacacacactaaAAAAACTGTATGGAGAATAATTTTGGAGACATTTTTCTATCAATACATATGGTAAAAGAAAATTAAAGGAAGCTTTTACAATATTATtggctaattttttttttttaattgaaatttCATCTGACAGCCTTTAAGCGGGAaggactttttctttttcttagattTGAAGTTCAGTTTATTGAAGTAAATATGTGAGTGTGAAATGTAATTCACCGGAATTGGAATTAGAAAAGTACATCATATATGATATACCTGAGATTTAATTGCGTACATTACATGAAATTAAGGTATTGTTTTTAACGTGCATGTTACTTAATGGAGCATTATTTGTGTGGGAAATGATTTTATAACTGACCTTTTAACGTTGATTCGTTTTAATTACTTCGAGGTTTGACAATAAAGTCAAAAGATTTGTAGAGAACTCAGGGAACCAAGCCAAAGTCAAAGTAATTTGCTTGAAAACAAAAACAATTTCTTGGCaggttaaaaaataaaaagataagaaattTAAAATATCATTACACTTATCTTTATTTTACTAGCATagacaaacaaacaaactatatCGACTATAAATAGTTTTACAAAATTATAATATAGTTTAAAAAACTAATTTTAAGTTGGTAGGCAGCCGAATAATCCTTGTAAGAACTTAAAAACCGTGGACCAATTTGGTAACCCTCTTAGGCGGCAAGAGCAAAAGTATCTTTTCTGCGTCTACAttgattaaaaagaaaaaaaaaggggtaAAAACTTAGTGGGCTTTTGGACATGAGAATTGTAAAATTCCGTAAAAAggtgaaaaatattttcaagtgaaaattgtatttgaaatttagagcccgtttggtcataatttttttttatttttttattttcaaaaaaatttcacttttttccgaaatcagcgtttgttcataaaCTTTCCAATTTTCATTTGAAGATACTTTTtagaaatttttcgaaaatttaaaaaactccaaaaacttatttttcaaaaagttctttttgaaattttaccattcttatgtccaaacgtccacttagagttgtgtttggacatgaatataattttgggttgttttgaagttttgtgagtgatttgagtgaaaattttgatgaaAAAAAGCTTTTTGaagtttttttaaatttttgaaaaatttcaaaatgaatcttcaagtgaaaattggaaattttatgaacaaacgctgatttcgaaaaaaagtgaaatttttttgaaaaaagagaaaaaaattctTACGTCTAAACGAGCTCTTAGTCACTTCAATGTTTGTTATTTATGATCAAAAGCAACGAGTACATTGATACATTATTTTTACATATACTTTAATTACTTCACTATAGATAGTATATATTTTAATCAAATGTCTATTTGAAACAGTCTTTTTACATTTACAGGGTGGAGTAAGGTCATACACTATCGTTTCCAAACCTCACTTATGGGATTATACTGAGTTTCTTGTTATTATAGTTACTCTATATTCTCATATCAATTAATCACTCAACCATATACGTGATTTAAAGTAAACTCGATACGTTTTCTCCCAAAATAAAACTAGAGATAACTAAGGGTGTATTTAGTATGAAGGAAAACgtttttcggaaaatatttttcaattttaccATGTTTGGTTGGCTCAAATGttctggaaaatattttccttatgaactcatttttctcaaattgaaggaaaatgttttccttatcaagagaagggaaaacattttccaaaactccttctcagcCTTCCCCACCCTATTCCCCACACCTcaccaccccaccccaccccttctctccaaaaaggctttttttttccgtcaccacccaccctactacccatttttttttactttttttctttgtaattttaaatttctgtttttccATTTTTCTGCACCCCCACCCCAACCCCCCTCCCCACTTCCCCCTCCCCCcacccaaaaaaatatttttttaaaatatattttctgttttagttttttcatctttcggtttacaggttcgaaattttacaagttccaaagttatgagttccGAGGTTTaagtgtttggaagtttacgagtTTACAAATTCTAAAGTTTACGGGTTTGAAAGTTCACGGtttcgaaagtttagcggttcgaaagtttatgaactttgtgggttcggaaggttattggttcgaaagtttatgacttcatatttattgtatctaaattatttatgaatactcttgagaagttagTTTTCTTAATTTGTGTACCAACCACCAGAAAATGAATAAGATTGttacttatttttcaaaaaaatatcttTTTGGTAAACATTTTTCCACGGAGAACATTTTCCGTTATATCAACACACCATAAGTGAACACTCCAGATGTAAGCCCATAAGTTTTTTCCTTTACAATAATCAGAGCAAAAGGATGTTTTCTTTGACCTATCGAAAAGTTGTTGAATATTAGGAAATATCCAACCCAAACTAGGTCGTTCCTTTAGACGTTTACCACTTGGGTCATTAAAAAGGAAAATATATTATAGGGGTATGTACATGTGGTCCATGTTGTTATGATGCCATTAAGAGAATTTGAAGCATGAAAGAAGGGAATTTGGTAAGGAGTGTTGGGGAAATTAGCATTACTTTAGGTCTAAAATTGACTATTTTTGTGAAGGAATTAGAGTAAGATAGAAAATGGGAGACTTGTTTTTAAGTGTGATTTGTGTTGGGCAGAAGTCTCCTTTGACTTGCTTATGTTGGATAAAAAGCATTTAGATATGCGTTTGGATTAGGGTTGATAATGCTAGCTTAAGGCAGTGCATTTGGAACTTCTAATTAATTTGAATTTTACAAATTTACAAGGAGTTTGCTATGTCTTTGTTCAAATTTAAGTCTTTTTCTTCCGATGGAAAAACTCTTTATAGGGAGCACGACTCCTTTTAATGAGCTTTATGCATCGGGAATTTATTTTAACTAGTATAGCACTCGCCCAATATGCGGAGATTATAAATCATGTTATATGATCTATTTTGTTTGATCACATTATATCATATTGCTTGAAATTTCAATTCCTCTATTTTATCCCGTGAAACATGCTCAACAGAAAAATCTTATGAAATTAGAAAAAGATTCATAAGATCATCGAATAACTTTTCAGTTcctcacttttatttattacatTATCTACTATATTTAATATTATTTCATTTGCTATTATGATATTTTATTAGCTTGTTACTTGACTTAATATTTTTATTCATTCTCTCttttaatataaatagatatagatatatatattttcttactcccaaaaattttcttaaaactttTTTTCCCATTGTACATCTTTATTTGAATTCGTCCCAAATATAAATTAACTTTTCTTTATTAATTATAAATCTACCAATTTGTTAAATAATTGGTATTTTTGTATTATATGCCTAGAAATTAAATTTTCTTCTCCTTTgacattttattaaaaatttgatttttaagACTTAATTATTAATGTCAACTATCTTTTAAAAGTATGCTTTATTGACGGTATTCTTCTATTGCCtaatatttttggtttttgactttaTCTATTAAGATTTAAGTTACGTGACATTTTTCATATGTACAATTTTTGTCATTAAAACTCAAAAGCGTTTTCTGATTTGAAATTCTAATAAATATTACtccatcattttatattttatacaatttttcctatttttgtTCCTCGATGATCATTATTGCTTTATTCATTGCTCAACATGATTTTCATTATCATGTCAATTCTTTataaatttgattttaaatttaaTGTCCTTGCCTATTACCTTCTTTAATATAACATATATACTATAAATTTCTTACTCCTGAGAAAGTTGATTATTATCTTATTACTTGAAATTCATTCATTGTTCTATGTTGGTTTCCCAAGTACACACAAGTATACGTGGCCGTTAAGTAATAAAGTGATTCAAAAGTCGGATGTCGAATTCACAGAGACTtagattaactattaactaagcAAACTAAAATCAATTTAATGTCCAAGATGATCAAAAGTTTAACTTTTCTATTGCAACTATTATTGCGAAATTTAAACACATAACCAAGGGAGATATGGATTCCAGGGTTGTGGTCGGTTTGAGTTCGTAATTACACCTGTTAATCCGAATTATCTATAATTGCTAGTTGACCAGATCGTTTATATAAATAGCATGTTCCCACAATACTATCCGTCTATCCATAATATATCAACCCTATATTCCTATGATCTTGAATCTATCATGAACGAATATAATACGGTATTCAACTAAGCAAGACTATTAGGTATATTCCAATCCTAATCGCGAAATATTTCCCTGAGCCACGAGTTCAAAAACAAGCATCCCCTAATTCTACTATAATCTAAACAaggctttcccaagcatagcatataTAGTAAATAGAACTCAACTGCTGGCCAAACAATTAAGCAATTATGCATATAATTAGAGAAACAACCAAAGATGATAACTCGAATTAACGGTAGTATATTTAATAAACTTCAATATTCATGACAATCACAACCCTAGAACACGAAGTTTAGCTCTACATAGACATGGTAGCTCATCCAAAGAAACGTAAAGATTACTAAGTTTGATGGAAGAAAGATGGAATCTGATAAATTCCGGCCGCCACTGCGGCTCTGTGCTCTCCCTAGGCCTAAAGTATGtccaaaagtcctcaaaataatatttttacatgtatttataccaagtggGGTTGGGCCAAGACGAAATCTCCTTTTTCTAGCAAAAATAGGAAAACTTACAAACTTACTGCTTTTCATGCGTCGCACTGTGCGTCGCACTAGTGCTTTTTCCTGTCAGACAAAAAAAAACCCAGTTTCTGAACTTTGGAAATTTCTGACATAAAATTACACTAATGCCTCTCGCACTAGTGCATTTCTTCAGCAGTTGCTTCTTCCTTAAATTTTGACATCTAGAATTGATCCTCGACTCCTGAACACAATCCCGGCTTAATCCCttaggcttttactcagacttcaaagcttcaaataGCTCTAATTTGTTcaataacatctacatagctcataatcactcctacaaggcataaaacacgcaATTAGTGCCAAACACTAGCGATTagagctcaaactcaattaaagtttAGCAAATTAGAgtataataagcgactaaaatacgtaattatagccttccatcaacaccccacacttaaactattgctcgtcctcgagcaatcaaactacactttatatggACAAGACCTTTTTAAATAATTCTCTTAACTCATCACGCCAAGAatctttaaaatagactaagcacaagagtgtaatatcttcacctcaagatttaactcacaagtaccatgcattattcacaactcactcacttactctaacataaaggtcaatgacattacctttccttcataaatcaagtgccctcacacaacaaaagagagtagttccacacacaataaaatttaagaacaattaagaacttaagatagaaagaattcactcactctcagaaataacaatATATgacacaaaagatgcaccataggcttgcccgtagtatactactctactaatcgagctcatttaatctaggatcaagtaggactttaattggttgtaatgtcgGCTGCAAGtcaggtaggatatatttggatataagaatgactacacctccctaagaacTTTAATACATAAACTTTAACATTTAAAACCCCACATTTACGTCAAATCATAACTCCACATTCACATTAATGTATATTAactccatacttctttaagcacaattaaatcaagagtcaccactatcaaagaatatttttcacagcaatacaactatttttttctttctcttttaatttaagtggctcttactttttcaaaatagtgcacctttctccttatttcattagttccattCAA
This genomic stretch from Nicotiana sylvestris chromosome 9, ASM39365v2, whole genome shotgun sequence harbors:
- the LOC104246054 gene encoding polygalacturonase-like, which encodes MFLRSLLILLLATSLFSTFCNGKKIGNPIKRGNSASKIVNVTKMPQAIIDIQAFGAKGDGLTNDTEAFIKAWKKACKTENAVILVPRHKIYYVGPIKFHGPCKKGLRMMINGELRASKNISDYEQDKRHWLLFQNMENFTVEGVGSIDGNGEVWWKHSCKIDKTIPCNAKTLIAPTAMFFNNCTNVTIRNLELKNPQKMHLTISKSEHVEVSRLRLTAPADSPNTDGIHVSGTKDIDIHHCYIETGDDCISIVNGSTNVRARYIHCGPGHGISIGSLGKNKEEDAVSNIYVHDATLRGTTNGLRIKSWQGGRGYAKNILFQDIDMVNVTNPIIIDQYYCDQEKPCKEQKEAVHVSNIMYKNIKGTSSTHTAIKLNCSKTVPCQGIQMENVNIRYQEGSTVKALCANVKYTTKGIISPKCPSEHPLAFLWN